A single genomic interval of Zingiber officinale cultivar Zhangliang chromosome 4A, Zo_v1.1, whole genome shotgun sequence harbors:
- the LOC121970242 gene encoding probable DEAD-box ATP-dependent RNA helicase 48 — MPSLVFSPAAVSIPRFPVLTSTLSSTRFLSGAHQLSVLQPLRGRRELVIRMGGGPRTYPGGVSKWQWKRMQANKAKQLLKARLCRERQLYEMRKRAELRAAASELERPWEVVERAPNLFSVSADDQLRALADRFQRPGSFDMWNDRDGPQVFRSPVDGLPSARFFPEGAVHSVKPYGVPAGPSEDGETDDWIPSGGSGRSRRRSRRSLDSHEDESTDVAVKNLNDETHKNMTFTSKNSRPLTNFNTPDKIARKDWKISLREGGARDSRKKMAASDTKQRFGWKEFDETNDNLKNLKLETGEANSVRKKMSSRNHGNSRSQGFRTRHSSNVVENTAFQRLKMDRMGSYSKHSNTRFKVGRRTLRPTTELFDGESSDRRENSMRGGDDGFRRNLDI, encoded by the coding sequence ATGCCGTCTCTAGTTTTTTCCCCCGCCGCCGTCTCAATCCCTCGCTTCCCCGTCCTCACTTCGACCCTTTCCTCCACCCGATTCCTCTCCGGCGCCCACCAACTCTCCGTCCTCCAACCCCTCCGCGGCCGCAGAGAGCTCGTGATCCGCATGGGCGGCGGGCCACGGACGTACCCTGGCGGCGTATCCAAGTGGCAGTGGAAACGGATGCAGGCCAACAAAGCGAAGCAGCTCCTCAAGGCTCGCCTTTGCCGCGAGCGGCAGCTCTACGAGATGCGCAAGCGGGCGGAGCTACGTGCCGCCGCCTCCGAGCTCGAGCGCCCCTGGGAGGTCGTCGAGCGCGCCCCAAATCTCTTTTCCGTCTCCGCCGATGACCAACTCCGGGCCCTCGCCGACCGGTTCCAGCGCCCCGGCAGCTTCGACATGTGGAACGACCGGGACGGGCCGCAGGTGTTCCGCTCGCCCGTCGACGGGCTGCCGTCGGCCAGGTTCTTCCCCGAGGGCGCCGTGCACAGCGTGAAGCCCTACGGCGTCCCAGCGGGGCCGAGCGAGGACGGAGAAACGGATGATTGGATTCCCAGCGGCGGAAGCGGAAGGAGTAGGAGGAGATCAAGAAGATCATTGGATTCACATGAAGATGAATCTACCGACGTCGCAGTGAAGAATCTGAACGACGAGACGCATAAAAATATGACCTTTACATCAAAGAACTCACGACCTCTGACGAATTTCAACACTCCAGATAAAATTGCAAGGAAAGATTGGAAGATTTCTTTGAGAGAAGGTGGTGCCAGGGATTCCAGAAAAAAAATGGCGGCTTCTGATACGAAGCAAAGATTTGGTTGGAAAGAATTCGATGAAACTAACGACAACCTGAAGAACTTGAAATTGGAGACCGGAGAAGCTAATTCTGTGAGGAAGAAAATGAGTTCAAGGAACCATGGCAACAGCAGGAGCCAAGGATTTAGGACTCGGCATAGTTCTAATGTAGTTGAAAACACTGCTTTTCAGAGATTAAAAATGGATAGAATGGGGAGCTACAGCAAGCACAGCAACACTAGGTTCAAGGTGGGGAGAAGAACATTGCGACCGACCACCGAATTGTTCGACGGGGAAAGTAGCGATCGGAGGGAGAATTCCATGCGAGGAGGAGATGATGGCTTCAGGAGGAACTTAGATATTTGA